One Acetobacter oryzoeni genomic window, TCTGCATGGAATTGCGCAATCCAACCAGAGATTGCTTAACTTCCGGGCTAACCAACGTCTGATCTGCATGAGCCAGCAGGTTATTGGCGTTTGTGCCAATCTGTTCAAACGGCATAGCCGCCAGACGAGACGTAATCGTGGACAGCGAATCCATAATTCCGCCCATACCACCGGCTTGGCTTGGAATAACCAGCGTAGGACCTTCCATACTGGTTGTGGCCGGTGCGGGGTTCTTGATGAAGTTCAGGGAAATCATCCCCTTCCCCGTCAGGAAGCTGACACTGTCTGTTGAGGCACGCAGGCCATTCGCCACCAGAGTGCGGAACATATCTGTCAGATTATTATTCCGCAGTTCAGCCGGAGACAGCACGCGTTCTGGCTGAACTTCCATACCAATACGCACACGCGGGTGCCCCGGGTTGGAACTTAGATCCAGCTTCACGCTGGTCACATTCCCCACCTGGATCCCGAACATCGTCACCTGGCTGCCAACATCCAAACCTTTGACAGAAGACATTACATAAGTGGCAAGTGGCACGCGCTCACGGTAGCCTGCGTTATCTGCATCTTCATGGGTGTCATACAGCTTGAAAACTGTGTTGGCTGGAGCTTCTGATGCTGGATGCAAACGGCTTTCTGCAACAGGCGGCAGACCAAAAGCCACGCCACCAGAAAACAATGCCTGCAAAGATTGCAGCTGCACCTTAAGACCACCTGCACCAAACCCAACCTTAACACCAGAAACGTTCCAGAAACGGGAATTGGTGTTCAGATAATGATCGTAAGGTTCGCGCACAAAAATCTGGATCAGTACAGGACCGCGCCCACCAGGTGGCATGGTGTAACCCAGCACTTCCCCCACATCCACATCACGGAAGAAAACAGGTGCTCCCTGCCCGATAGACCCAATATTACCGGCTACCAGCGTGTAAATACGGCCGGGCTGATCTGAACGCACACCCGGAGGAGCTTCCAGCCCCTCAAAGGTTGTGGTGCGTTTGCCTGCGGGGTGGCCATCCTTGTTCAGCCCCGGGTCAAACGCAATATACGCGCCAGACATCAGGGTTTCCAAACCGGTAATGCTGGCACCGTTGATACGTGGACGCACAACCCAGAACCGGCCGCTATCCGTCAGCATATCATTCGTACCCTTGTTCATACGGATACGCACTTTGACATGCCGCAGGTCATCAGTCAGCGAAACACCTTCCACCGTGCCCAGAACCACAGATTTATTTTTGACCTGTGTCTGGCCGCTGGTCAGGCCATCGGCTGTATCAAATACAACGGTAATTTCTGGTCCATTGTCCATAAAACTGCGCCAGACCAAAAAGCCCGCAATCAGCACGGAAACAATGGGAATAATCCAGATAATGGAAAACCGAATGCGCCTTACCAGAGCATCCTGAGCACTTTCCCCTTCTGGAGGAGAGAAATGATTATGACTGTGTCCGTTCACGCCCTGTCCGGCTCCATGTTGTCCCAATGTGCAGCGGC contains:
- a CDS encoding PqiB family protein, with the translated sequence MNGHSHNHFSPPEGESAQDALVRRIRFSIIWIIPIVSVLIAGFLVWRSFMDNGPEITVVFDTADGLTSGQTQVKNKSVVLGTVEGVSLTDDLRHVKVRIRMNKGTNDMLTDSGRFWVVRPRINGASITGLETLMSGAYIAFDPGLNKDGHPAGKRTTTFEGLEAPPGVRSDQPGRIYTLVAGNIGSIGQGAPVFFRDVDVGEVLGYTMPPGGRGPVLIQIFVREPYDHYLNTNSRFWNVSGVKVGFGAGGLKVQLQSLQALFSGGVAFGLPPVAESRLHPASEAPANTVFKLYDTHEDADNAGYRERVPLATYVMSSVKGLDVGSQVTMFGIQVGNVTSVKLDLSSNPGHPRVRIGMEVQPERVLSPAELRNNNLTDMFRTLVANGLRASTDSVSFLTGKGMISLNFIKNPAPATTSMEGPTLVIPSQAGGMGGIMDSLSTITSRLAAMPFEQIGTNANNLLAHADQTLVSPEVKQSLVGLRNSMQNLQALTHDLRNGMAPLSKRLPEMAQQLDQTLQNANRLLASYGGNSDFHRNLQSMVVQLGQTARSLRFLSDFLTNHPSALLSGR